Proteins encoded together in one uncultured Desulfosarcina sp. window:
- a CDS encoding universal stress protein, translating to MEILVGYDGSNSAKDALALAKKHAGAFGAEVTVIASLTGGSVTHAVEVEHATEDLEWAKTFIEEDGIPCKTKLLVRGMTPGEDLVDYADEKGIDEIVIGIKRRSKVGKLLFGSNAQYVILKAPCPVVTVK from the coding sequence ATGGAAATTCTCGTCGGCTATGACGGGTCGAACTCGGCCAAGGATGCCCTGGCTCTGGCGAAAAAACACGCCGGCGCTTTTGGAGCGGAGGTAACGGTCATCGCATCGCTTACCGGAGGAAGTGTCACCCACGCGGTGGAAGTGGAGCACGCCACGGAGGACCTGGAGTGGGCCAAAACGTTCATCGAGGAAGACGGCATCCCCTGCAAGACCAAGCTGTTGGTCCGCGGCATGACTCCGGGCGAGGATCTGGTCGACTACGCCGACGAAAAGGGAATCGATGAAATCGTCATCGGCATCAAACGCCGTTCCAAGGTCGGCAAGCTGCTTTTCGGCTCCAACGCACAGTACGTCATCCTCAAGGCACCCTGCCCGGTCGTCACGGTTAAATAG
- a CDS encoding formate--tetrahydrofolate ligase, with amino-acid sequence MAYDAVNMADWQISEAAEENMPTPEQWQEKLGLQKEEMLPMGRLAKIDFLKVIDRLKDKPDGKYIEVTAITPTPLGEGKSTTSCGLMEGLGKRGVNVGGALRQPSGGPTMNVKGTAAGGGNSLLIPMTEFSLGLTGDINDIMNAHNLAMVAMTARMQHERNYNDEQLARLTGMRRLDIDPTRVEMGWIIDFCAQALRNIVIGLGGRYDGYTMQSKFGIAVGSELMAILAVATDLADLKERINNITVAFDKSGKPVTCRDLEVGNAMAAFMRNTINPTLMCTAEYNPCFVHAGPFANIAVGQSSIIADRVGLKLFDYHVTESGFAADIGFEKFWNVKCRFSGLKPHVSVLTSTIRALKMHGGGPKVVAGKALDDAYTKENLELVEKGCENMVHMIGVIRKAGINPVVCINRFYTDTDAECAIVRKAAEAAGARCAESKHWEKGGDGALEFADAVIDACEAGNDFDFLYPLEMKLRDRVATIAKEVYGADGVDWAPEANAKAEMLENDPKYADFATMMVKTHLSLSHDPVKKGVPKGWRLPIRDVLIYSGAKFLCPCAGTISLMPGTSSNPAFRRIDVDPATGKVTGLF; translated from the coding sequence ATGGCTTACGATGCGGTTAATATGGCGGACTGGCAGATTTCCGAAGCAGCCGAAGAAAATATGCCGACGCCGGAACAGTGGCAGGAGAAGCTGGGGCTCCAGAAAGAAGAAATGCTTCCCATGGGGCGTCTGGCAAAAATCGATTTCCTGAAAGTGATCGATCGACTGAAAGACAAACCCGACGGCAAGTACATCGAAGTGACCGCCATCACCCCGACCCCCTTGGGTGAAGGCAAAAGCACCACCTCCTGCGGCCTGATGGAAGGTCTGGGAAAACGCGGCGTCAACGTGGGCGGTGCCCTGCGCCAGCCCTCCGGCGGCCCCACCATGAATGTCAAGGGAACGGCGGCCGGCGGCGGCAACTCCCTTTTGATTCCCATGACCGAGTTCTCTCTGGGTCTGACCGGCGACATCAACGACATCATGAACGCCCACAACCTGGCCATGGTTGCCATGACCGCCCGCATGCAGCATGAGCGCAACTACAACGACGAGCAGTTGGCCCGCCTGACCGGCATGCGCCGCCTGGACATCGACCCCACCCGCGTAGAGATGGGCTGGATCATCGACTTCTGCGCCCAGGCCCTGCGCAACATCGTCATCGGCCTCGGCGGCCGCTATGACGGTTACACCATGCAGAGCAAGTTCGGCATCGCCGTGGGCTCCGAGCTGATGGCCATCCTGGCCGTAGCCACCGACCTGGCCGACCTGAAAGAGCGCATTAACAACATTACCGTGGCTTTCGACAAATCCGGCAAGCCGGTCACCTGCCGCGACCTGGAAGTCGGCAACGCCATGGCCGCTTTCATGCGCAATACCATCAACCCGACCCTGATGTGCACCGCCGAGTACAACCCCTGCTTCGTGCACGCCGGTCCGTTTGCCAACATCGCCGTGGGCCAGAGTTCGATCATCGCCGACCGCGTCGGCCTGAAGCTGTTCGACTACCACGTCACCGAGTCCGGCTTCGCCGCCGACATCGGCTTTGAGAAGTTCTGGAACGTGAAATGCCGCTTCTCCGGCCTCAAACCCCACGTCTCCGTACTCACCTCCACCATTCGCGCCCTGAAGATGCACGGCGGCGGCCCCAAGGTCGTGGCCGGCAAGGCTCTCGACGACGCCTACACCAAGGAGAACCTCGAACTGGTGGAAAAGGGATGCGAGAACATGGTCCACATGATCGGCGTCATCCGCAAGGCCGGCATCAACCCGGTGGTCTGCATCAACCGCTTCTACACCGACACCGACGCCGAATGCGCCATCGTACGCAAGGCTGCCGAGGCTGCCGGTGCCCGTTGCGCCGAGTCCAAGCACTGGGAAAAAGGCGGCGACGGCGCGTTGGAATTCGCCGACGCGGTTATCGACGCCTGCGAAGCGGGAAATGACTTCGACTTCCTCTACCCGCTGGAGATGAAACTGCGTGATCGCGTAGCAACCATCGCCAAAGAAGTCTATGGGGCCGACGGTGTGGATTGGGCTCCGGAAGCCAACGCCAAGGCGGAAATGCTGGAGAACGATCCCAAGTATGCCGACTTCGCCACCATGATGGTCAAGACTCACCTGTCCCTGTCCCACGACCCGGTCAAGAAGGGCGTGCCCAAGGGATGGCGTCTGCCCATCCGCGACGTCCTCATCTACTCCGGCGCCAAGTTCCTGTGCCCCTGCGCAGGTACCATCAGCCTGATGCCGGGCACCAGCTCCAACCCGGCCTTCCGCCGCATCGACGTCGATCCGGCCACCGGCAAGGTAACGGGTCTGTTCTAG
- a CDS encoding sigma 54-interacting transcriptional regulator, with protein MRNLITPLLSNDNAAILGRIIETMGSASPGLVISGEGGLGKEAIIQLLYGRSFFRGYPFIKVNCPMLSDPGENEDAPCIEDLSSNPQRSGFSLFRLFHQGVLYFHGVDELAVGLQDRLLFLLKRKFLVAGSGSNGAQRQLAIFSTATRPLEACVSAGKFHPDLCALLSGVTVHIPPLRQFPERIGSLVEYFLKRLALREGRRTFPRPTATHLARMRTHRWPGNLRELQAVVSWAIRSNDWNEAITMLRQDREDDYSVINLTTDGLALMPHFEITRGNMLDKLSEKIPAEELGLMDLVLYEEIIANNMN; from the coding sequence ATGCGCAACCTAATAACGCCATTGTTGAGCAACGACAATGCCGCTATTCTCGGCAGGATCATCGAAACGATGGGCAGCGCCAGCCCCGGTCTGGTGATCTCCGGAGAAGGCGGGCTGGGCAAGGAAGCGATCATTCAGCTGTTGTACGGGCGCTCTTTTTTTCGCGGCTACCCGTTTATCAAAGTGAACTGTCCGATGCTGTCCGACCCTGGCGAAAACGAAGATGCGCCCTGTATTGAGGACCTCTCTTCAAACCCGCAGCGCAGCGGTTTTTCTCTTTTCCGGCTTTTTCACCAGGGGGTGCTCTATTTTCACGGCGTCGATGAGTTGGCGGTCGGGCTCCAGGATCGGTTACTCTTTTTGCTGAAACGCAAATTTCTCGTAGCCGGATCGGGATCGAATGGAGCGCAAAGGCAATTGGCTATTTTCTCCACGGCCACCCGTCCGCTGGAAGCTTGCGTATCGGCGGGAAAATTTCATCCGGACCTCTGTGCGTTGCTCAGCGGCGTCACCGTTCACATCCCGCCGCTTCGGCAGTTCCCCGAAAGAATCGGCAGCCTGGTGGAATATTTCCTCAAACGACTGGCGTTAAGGGAAGGCCGCCGCACGTTCCCACGCCCCACTGCCACCCATCTGGCCAGGATGCGCACCCATCGCTGGCCTGGGAACCTCAGAGAACTCCAGGCCGTGGTCAGCTGGGCGATCCGGTCCAATGATTGGAATGAGGCCATCACTATGCTGCGCCAAGACAGGGAAGACGACTATTCCGTCATCAACCTGACGACGGACGGTTTGGCGCTGATGCCACATTTTGAAATCACTCGGGGAAATATGCTCGACAAGCTTTCCGAGAAGATTCCTGCTGAAGAGTTGGGGTTGATGGATCTGGTGCTGTACGAAGAGATTATCGCCAACAACATGAATTAA
- a CDS encoding DVU_1551 family NTP transferase, translating to MPLFEKTAAVILAAGFSSRMSAFKPLMELDGRRVLDRVVDLYRRAGIADIRVVTGHRSDEIRTALAGRPVTVVDNPDYASGMYSSVVAGVKALPQGIGAFFVHPVDIPLVRPHTLIRLLDAAGTGLPPVVYPVFTGRRGHPPLIRKDLEGAIADHDGQGGLRALLSRFDAAAREVPVADEGVLLDLDTQSDYEDLTARLEAGNLLTEAECLGLMHDVQGLPAAIVDHCRQVARVACTLAEAVNARGGRLDIRLIDAAARVHDVARLEKNHALAGARLLETMGFADMAAIVAVHMEIQIKPENPLDEAQIVHLADKLVAGQTVVDLSRRFDAKLEKYGHDPQAARAITRRRQAALDIQAKVERTAGKTISQLLAPFHENTDTTGTDGL from the coding sequence ATGCCCCTTTTCGAAAAAACCGCCGCCGTGATCCTGGCCGCCGGGTTCTCTTCGCGGATGAGCGCTTTCAAGCCGTTGATGGAACTGGACGGTCGCCGTGTGCTGGACCGGGTGGTCGATCTTTATCGTCGGGCGGGCATTGCCGACATCCGGGTGGTAACCGGCCACCGCAGCGACGAGATCCGGACCGCTCTGGCCGGCCGGCCCGTGACCGTGGTCGACAACCCCGATTACGCCAGCGGCATGTATTCTTCGGTGGTCGCCGGCGTTAAGGCCCTGCCACAGGGCATCGGCGCCTTTTTCGTTCATCCGGTGGATATCCCCCTGGTTCGCCCGCACACCCTGATCCGACTGCTGGATGCCGCCGGCACCGGACTGCCGCCGGTGGTCTACCCCGTTTTCACCGGGCGGCGCGGCCACCCCCCGCTGATCCGCAAAGACCTGGAGGGCGCGATTGCCGATCATGACGGCCAGGGAGGGTTAAGGGCGCTATTGAGCCGTTTCGACGCCGCGGCCCGAGAAGTTCCGGTGGCCGATGAAGGCGTATTGCTGGACCTGGATACACAGTCCGATTACGAGGACCTGACCGCCCGTTTGGAAGCCGGCAACCTTCTCACCGAAGCAGAATGCCTGGGGCTGATGCACGACGTCCAGGGACTGCCCGCTGCCATCGTCGACCACTGCCGGCAGGTGGCCCGGGTGGCCTGCACCCTGGCCGAGGCGGTCAACGCCCGCGGCGGCCGCCTCGACATACGCCTGATCGACGCCGCGGCCCGGGTCCACGATGTGGCCCGGCTTGAAAAGAATCATGCGCTGGCCGGCGCCCGCCTGCTGGAGACGATGGGCTTTGCCGACATGGCCGCCATCGTTGCCGTCCACATGGAAATCCAGATAAAGCCCGAGAACCCGCTGGATGAAGCCCAAATCGTTCATCTGGCCGACAAACTGGTCGCCGGCCAAACCGTCGTCGATCTGAGCCGGCGGTTTGACGCTAAACTCGAAAAATACGGCCATGATCCGCAGGCCGCCAGGGCCATTACGCGGCGGCGCCAGGCCGCCCTGGACATTCAGGCTAAAGTGGAGCGGACGGCCGGCAAAACCATTTCTCAACTGCTGGCACCATTTCATGAAAACACCGATACCACAGGTACGGATGGCTTATGA
- a CDS encoding histidine phosphatase family protein, whose product MKNILTSWLTDDCEKKIFLLRHGSLQTADNEKRFIGQTDLPLSEHGRRQTEFWSRQLAAWPLEGIFCSDLQRCRETADTIAQNSRAVVTPLAELREIDLGQWDGMRFDQVKKLDPDAFAQRGRDIAGFHPPGGESFNDLRQRVVRVFERQVGKNDGNLLFVSHAGVIRVLLCHLLGMPTANLFRIDQGPAAMNILERRPDGIRFQCLNLLPDTSA is encoded by the coding sequence ATGAAAAACATCCTGACAAGCTGGCTGACAGATGATTGTGAGAAAAAGATTTTTCTGCTGCGCCACGGGTCGCTTCAGACCGCCGACAACGAAAAGCGCTTCATCGGTCAGACCGATCTGCCGCTGAGCGAGCACGGACGCCGGCAGACGGAATTCTGGAGCAGGCAGTTGGCCGCCTGGCCTTTAGAAGGCATCTTTTGCAGCGATCTTCAGCGCTGCCGGGAAACCGCCGACACGATCGCTCAAAATAGCCGTGCCGTCGTCACGCCGCTGGCCGAACTCCGGGAAATCGACCTGGGCCAGTGGGACGGAATGCGTTTCGATCAGGTCAAAAAATTGGATCCCGACGCCTTTGCGCAGCGGGGCCGGGATATCGCCGGGTTCCATCCGCCGGGCGGAGAGAGCTTCAACGACCTTCGGCAGCGGGTGGTTCGGGTATTCGAGCGGCAGGTCGGGAAAAACGACGGCAACCTGCTGTTCGTTTCCCACGCCGGCGTCATTCGCGTGCTGCTGTGCCATCTTCTCGGCATGCCGACGGCCAACCTCTTTCGCATCGACCAGGGTCCAGCCGCCATGAACATTCTCGAACGGCGGCCCGACGGAATTCGTTTCCAGTGTTTGAACCTTCTTCCGGATACGAGCGCGTAA
- a CDS encoding ABC transporter ATP-binding protein, translated as MRFDYGYEEEKRLGKAYDWSLLRRMLPYTAPHRAKLALSVFLVVAITLLELSVPYITKEIIDRHIVPRDRVSGGRDAAVKQQDRRLRVDLGDPVVAKVVRQRPELFRVEDGSATIGLKELAHLDRSALSQLRHKDFSGLVRIALLFLAVVALIFGFTFAQNLIMELAGHRIMHDLRVNLYGHIQNMPLFFFNRNPVARLVTRVTNDIQNMHELFTSFISMVFKDMFLLVGIAVVLVVMDWRLALLTFIVMPAVAATTFGFSRRVRDVFRELRIKVAEINTRFSETIAGIKVIQTFGREKENFAAFRRINHDNYLMGMRQINIFAVFMPVIEMLGVTATAIVIYYGGGHVLDRTVSIGVLAAFIAYVRMFFRPIRDLAEKYNILQNALSSAERIFLLLDTPVGSGADTQPSPIQGPLERIRFDSVSLAYVPGERVLKDIDLTVDAGKTIAVVGATGSGKTSLVNLMVRFYDPTAGRLLFNGVDGLTIPPGELRRRIALVMQDPFLFTGTLKDNIFFAANGISEKQQAAVLEASRCKELVDRFPDGLDTRITEGGASLSSGERQLISVARAFSMDPEMIIFDEATSYVDSHTEVHLQQAIANLMRGRTCVVVAHRLTTARSADRIVVLNNGVIVESGSHSELMEKRGTYYRLYQLQGD; from the coding sequence ATGCGGTTTGACTACGGATACGAGGAAGAAAAGCGCCTGGGCAAAGCCTATGACTGGAGTCTGCTGCGCCGGATGCTTCCCTACACCGCCCCCCACCGCGCCAAACTGGCCCTGTCCGTTTTTCTCGTGGTGGCCATCACCCTGCTGGAACTGTCGGTTCCCTATATCACCAAAGAGATCATCGACCGCCATATCGTTCCCCGGGATCGCGTCTCCGGCGGCCGGGATGCGGCCGTAAAGCAACAGGACAGGCGGCTTCGGGTGGACCTTGGCGATCCGGTCGTCGCCAAGGTGGTCCGGCAGCGTCCGGAGCTGTTTCGGGTCGAGGACGGGTCTGCAACTATCGGCCTGAAAGAGCTGGCACATCTCGACCGAAGCGCCCTGAGCCAGCTGCGTCACAAGGATTTCTCGGGCCTGGTGCGCATCGCCCTGCTCTTTCTGGCGGTGGTGGCGCTTATTTTCGGATTCACCTTTGCCCAGAACCTGATCATGGAACTGGCCGGCCACCGCATCATGCACGACCTGCGGGTAAACCTGTATGGGCACATCCAGAACATGCCCCTGTTTTTTTTCAACCGCAACCCGGTAGCCCGGCTGGTCACCCGGGTGACCAACGACATCCAGAACATGCACGAGCTGTTCACTTCTTTCATCTCCATGGTATTCAAGGACATGTTCCTGCTGGTCGGCATTGCCGTGGTTCTGGTGGTCATGGATTGGCGCCTGGCACTGCTCACATTTATCGTGATGCCGGCGGTTGCGGCAACCACCTTCGGGTTTTCCCGCCGGGTCCGGGACGTATTCCGGGAACTGCGCATCAAGGTGGCCGAGATCAATACCCGCTTTTCCGAAACCATTGCCGGCATCAAGGTCATCCAGACCTTCGGCCGGGAAAAGGAGAACTTTGCCGCCTTTCGGCGCATCAACCACGACAATTACCTGATGGGCATGCGCCAGATCAACATTTTCGCCGTTTTCATGCCCGTCATCGAAATGCTGGGCGTCACCGCCACCGCCATCGTGATCTACTACGGCGGCGGCCATGTGCTGGACCGCACGGTGAGCATCGGCGTGCTGGCCGCCTTTATCGCCTACGTGCGAATGTTTTTCCGCCCCATCCGGGACCTGGCTGAAAAATACAATATCCTGCAAAATGCCCTCTCCTCGGCCGAACGGATCTTCCTGCTGCTGGACACCCCGGTCGGCAGCGGGGCCGATACGCAGCCGTCGCCGATCCAGGGACCGCTGGAGCGGATTCGATTCGATTCGGTGTCTTTGGCCTACGTCCCGGGAGAGCGGGTTTTAAAAGATATCGATCTGACCGTCGACGCCGGAAAGACCATTGCCGTTGTGGGCGCTACGGGATCGGGAAAGACCTCGCTGGTCAACCTGATGGTGCGCTTCTACGATCCCACCGCCGGCCGGCTTCTCTTTAACGGCGTCGACGGCCTGACGATTCCGCCCGGCGAGTTGAGACGCCGCATCGCCCTGGTCATGCAGGACCCCTTCCTGTTTACCGGCACCCTGAAGGATAATATCTTTTTCGCCGCCAACGGGATTTCCGAAAAACAGCAGGCGGCCGTTTTAGAGGCCTCTCGCTGCAAGGAACTGGTGGACCGTTTTCCGGACGGCCTGGATACCCGGATTACGGAGGGGGGCGCCTCCCTTTCCAGCGGCGAGCGCCAGCTGATCTCGGTGGCCCGCGCTTTTTCCATGGATCCGGAAATGATCATTTTCGACGAAGCGACCTCCTACGTGGATTCCCACACCGAAGTGCACCTGCAACAGGCCATCGCCAACCTGATGCGCGGACGAACCTGCGTGGTCGTGGCCCACCGGCTCACCACGGCCCGCAGCGCCGATCGCATCGTAGTGCTCAACAACGGCGTAATTGTGGAATCGGGCAGCCATTCGGAACTGATGGAAAAAAGGGGCACCTATTACCGGCTCTATCAGTTGCAGGGTGATTGA
- the fliN gene encoding flagellar motor switch protein FliN, with protein MEKITDDAIRKSIDSTIIETFDAMMSMQLEPISGDTAAEFGDRKTMVGAIHFGGEVVGVMSFTFSADFARTVTAAMLGMEVDEIEGNEEINDVIGELSNIVAGNLKSEFLDQGLTCVISTPSITSGSDFKIDPIDIAPPISFVYKHDEEIVHVELCVKEEIGAKDDIKSDLSSEAIMERIAGVDIKAAIVNSVIDVFYTMLDMEVEAIQEVPSSFTEEIRTVGSVTFAGEVDGMFNIQVNDDFGKAMTAAMLGMEPEEIESEEEVYDVIREVSNIIGGNLKSKFVDVGLSCVLSTPAITNGRDFRVTPTNVIKPAQFLFSYKDSVIIVEAGVKQDKSAAALAEKAPDEQAPAEEEKEATAEPVSAAGAPQAPPATRTDEGVSFNNLDLVMDIPLQVTVELGRSRRRINDVLRMGPGSVVELEQMEGEPVDILINETLIAKGFVVVEKEKYGIRISEIVSRKERMKSIR; from the coding sequence ATGGAAAAAATTACCGACGACGCCATTCGCAAAAGCATCGATTCCACGATCATCGAGACCTTCGATGCCATGATGTCCATGCAGTTGGAGCCCATTTCCGGCGACACCGCCGCCGAATTCGGCGACCGCAAGACGATGGTCGGGGCCATCCATTTCGGTGGAGAAGTCGTGGGGGTAATGAGTTTTACCTTCTCCGCGGACTTCGCCCGAACAGTCACCGCCGCCATGCTGGGCATGGAGGTGGATGAGATCGAGGGTAACGAAGAAATCAACGACGTGATCGGCGAATTGTCCAACATCGTGGCCGGCAACCTGAAATCGGAATTTCTCGATCAGGGACTGACCTGCGTCATTTCAACCCCCTCGATCACCTCGGGAAGCGATTTCAAGATCGACCCCATCGACATCGCTCCGCCGATATCGTTCGTGTACAAACATGACGAGGAAATCGTCCATGTAGAGCTGTGCGTCAAGGAGGAGATCGGCGCCAAGGACGACATCAAGAGCGATCTGTCCAGCGAAGCGATCATGGAGCGGATCGCCGGTGTGGATATCAAGGCGGCGATCGTCAATTCGGTCATCGATGTATTCTACACCATGCTGGACATGGAGGTGGAGGCCATCCAGGAGGTGCCTTCCTCCTTCACCGAAGAGATTCGAACCGTGGGATCGGTGACCTTTGCCGGTGAAGTGGACGGCATGTTCAACATTCAGGTCAACGACGACTTCGGCAAGGCGATGACTGCCGCCATGCTGGGGATGGAGCCCGAGGAAATCGAAAGCGAGGAAGAAGTTTATGACGTCATCCGCGAGGTGAGCAACATCATCGGTGGAAATCTCAAATCCAAATTTGTGGATGTCGGACTCTCCTGCGTGCTGTCCACTCCGGCCATCACCAACGGCCGGGACTTTAGGGTAACCCCCACCAATGTCATCAAACCCGCGCAGTTCCTGTTTTCTTACAAGGACAGCGTCATCATCGTCGAAGCCGGCGTCAAACAGGATAAATCGGCTGCGGCCCTTGCCGAGAAAGCTCCTGACGAACAGGCCCCGGCAGAAGAGGAAAAAGAGGCCACAGCGGAACCCGTTTCCGCCGCCGGCGCCCCTCAAGCACCTCCAGCGACCCGGACCGACGAGGGGGTTTCATTCAACAATCTCGATCTGGTGATGGATATCCCTTTGCAGGTAACGGTGGAATTGGGCCGTTCGCGCAGGCGTATCAACGATGTCCTCAGGATGGGGCCGGGATCGGTGGTCGAGTTGGAGCAGATGGAAGGGGAACCGGTTGACATTTTGATCAACGAAACGCTGATTGCCAAGGGTTTTGTCGTCGTGGAGAAAGAAAAATACGGAATCCGAATCAGCGAAATTGTCAGCCGCAAGGAGCGGATGAAAAGCATTCGCTGA
- a CDS encoding ABC transporter ATP-binding protein, translating into MESSFQLIKPYLAANRYRILFGLLCLIVVDLLQLFIPRVIKRAVDDLTLMQTDPGGLMEYALAILVLGLCIGFFRFFWRRCLLGTARITEEALRNRLFAHIQTLSPAYFDRTRTGDIMAHATNDIQQVRMASGMGLVALNDALFLGSAAIGFMIYINLELTLYVLIPMPFIVIGTRFFGRRMHRRYKRVQAAFAEFTEAVRERFAGIRVILAYNAQAAESREVARISNTYVQENIDLVKITGSFFPLMMMLTNLSLAIVLFQGGRQTIFARITPGDFVAFISYLGLLTWPMMALGWVTNLIQRGRASLDRLNGIFQTRPELVEAPDAVALSGFERSLTFEKVRFAYDPQRGRVLDGIDLELKKGQTLGIVGPPGAGKTTLMNLLMRLYDLGSGNIRIDGTDIRQLQIRSLRSLICMAPQEPFLFAGTVRENITFSAGDVSKKELHRVTRLAALDTTIGELPDGFDTVVGEKGVILSGGQKQRVALARALLNQAPIMVFDDPVSQVDTRTAGRIVATLQAMAGEKTVIVISHRLSAVRHADRILVMDNGRIVSAGSHTQLMDEGGYYARAWRLQEIEDAV; encoded by the coding sequence ATGGAATCTTCTTTTCAGCTCATAAAACCTTACCTGGCCGCCAACCGCTACCGGATTCTTTTTGGCCTGCTATGCCTGATCGTCGTGGACCTGCTTCAGCTGTTCATCCCCCGCGTCATCAAACGGGCGGTGGACGATCTGACACTCATGCAGACGGATCCCGGAGGTCTGATGGAGTATGCCCTGGCCATTCTCGTTTTGGGTCTGTGCATCGGTTTTTTTCGCTTTTTCTGGCGCCGCTGCCTGCTGGGGACCGCCCGCATCACCGAAGAAGCCCTGCGCAACCGGCTTTTTGCTCATATCCAGACCCTGTCGCCGGCTTATTTCGACCGGACGCGCACCGGCGATATCATGGCCCACGCCACCAACGATATCCAGCAGGTGCGCATGGCCTCCGGAATGGGGCTGGTGGCCTTAAACGACGCTCTCTTTTTAGGATCTGCGGCCATCGGGTTCATGATCTACATCAATCTCGAACTGACCCTGTACGTGCTGATCCCCATGCCCTTCATCGTCATCGGCACCCGCTTTTTCGGCCGGCGGATGCATCGCCGCTACAAACGCGTGCAGGCCGCCTTTGCCGAGTTCACCGAAGCGGTCCGGGAACGGTTTGCCGGCATCCGGGTAATTCTGGCCTACAATGCCCAGGCCGCCGAAAGCCGCGAGGTCGCCCGCATCTCCAATACCTACGTGCAGGAAAACATCGATCTGGTAAAAATCACCGGCTCCTTTTTCCCCTTGATGATGATGCTCACCAACCTGAGCCTGGCCATCGTTTTATTCCAGGGGGGTCGCCAGACGATTTTCGCGCGGATCACGCCGGGCGATTTCGTGGCCTTCATCAGTTACCTGGGTCTGCTCACCTGGCCCATGATGGCCCTGGGATGGGTGACCAACCTCATCCAGCGCGGCCGGGCCTCGCTGGACCGGCTCAATGGCATTTTTCAAACCCGGCCGGAACTGGTCGAAGCCCCGGATGCCGTCGCCCTTTCCGGATTCGAGCGCAGCCTGACCTTCGAGAAGGTCCGCTTTGCCTACGATCCCCAGCGGGGCCGGGTTCTGGACGGCATCGACCTGGAATTGAAAAAGGGTCAGACGTTAGGCATCGTGGGGCCGCCGGGCGCCGGCAAGACCACCTTGATGAATCTGTTGATGCGGCTGTACGATCTGGGTTCGGGCAACATTCGCATCGATGGCACCGACATCCGTCAACTTCAGATCCGCTCCCTGCGGTCCCTGATCTGCATGGCCCCCCAGGAACCCTTTCTCTTCGCCGGCACCGTTCGGGAGAACATCACCTTCAGCGCAGGCGACGTCTCAAAAAAAGAGCTGCACCGCGTCACCCGCCTGGCAGCGCTGGATACCACCATCGGTGAGCTTCCCGACGGATTCGACACCGTGGTCGGAGAAAAAGGCGTGATCCTCTCCGGCGGTCAGAAACAGCGGGTGGCCCTGGCCCGGGCTTTGCTCAACCAGGCCCCCATCATGGTTTTCGATGATCCCGTCAGCCAGGTGGACACCCGCACCGCCGGCCGCATCGTGGCGACCCTGCAGGCCATGGCGGGCGAAAAAACCGTGATCGTCATTTCTCACCGCTTGTCGGCCGTGCGCCACGCGGACCGCATCCTGGTGATGGACAACGGCCGGATCGTCAGCGCGGGCAGTCATACCCAACTAATGGACGAGGGCGGATACTACGCCCGCGCCTGGCGCCTGCAGGAGATCGAAGATGCGGTTTGA